The following are encoded in a window of Terriglobales bacterium genomic DNA:
- a CDS encoding PilZ domain-containing protein: MKGLLFTSDARVLSLMDQVLDNFEIDTEVCRDSVTTLDAVTTTKLDTLIIDWTGSEESARVLSAMRNSEHNAKSTVLAMVNGDPEMQAATSAGANFIAYKPMNVDQATRFLRAAYGNMLLQRRRAIRCPVDIPVVANVTGTGPVEGRITDISVQGLAFLCTYNIRLDQQISMAINLPGTSVLIHVTGRVRNTITPDTRTRVGVCFSSVPQNELSLLERWISDHLS, encoded by the coding sequence TTGAAAGGCCTTTTGTTCACCAGCGACGCTCGGGTGCTCTCGCTAATGGACCAGGTACTGGACAATTTCGAAATTGATACCGAGGTCTGCCGTGATTCTGTGACCACATTGGATGCGGTAACCACGACAAAGCTTGACACCTTGATCATAGATTGGACCGGCAGTGAAGAATCGGCGCGGGTCTTGAGCGCCATGCGCAACTCTGAGCACAACGCCAAGTCCACCGTGTTGGCTATGGTCAACGGAGATCCCGAAATGCAGGCTGCGACCAGCGCCGGGGCAAACTTCATCGCCTACAAGCCCATGAATGTTGATCAGGCCACGCGGTTTCTGCGAGCAGCCTACGGAAACATGCTTCTTCAGCGCCGGCGAGCAATACGCTGTCCGGTCGATATTCCGGTAGTCGCGAATGTGACCGGAACAGGACCGGTCGAGGGCCGGATCACAGATATCAGCGTCCAAGGGCTGGCATTTCTATGTACGTACAACATACGCTTGGATCAACAGATTTCGATGGCAATCAATCTTCCGGGAACGTCGGTTCTGATCCACGTAACCGGAAGAGTAAGAAACACGATTACCCCCGATACCCGGACACGGGTCGGCGTTTGTTTCTCTTCCGTACCTCAAAATGAGCTCTCTTTGCTTGAGCGATGGATTTCCGATCATTTGTCCTAG